Below is a window of Candidatus Eisenbacteria bacterium DNA.
TCCCGCGGTGAAGATTCACCCTCACCGAGCCCGCGGTCATTCCCGTGCGCTCGGCGATCTCGGGACCGCTCATCCCTTCCACCAGACGCAGCATGAGGGTCTCGCGATAGGCTTCGGGCAGGTCGCGAATGAGCCGCAGCACTCGGCGCGCTTCATCGTCATGAGACTCCGGAGCGGCCATCTCGTCGCTCAGCTCGACCACGTCGTGGCGGCCCCGAGCTCGGTCGATCGCGGTATGCCGGGCGATCATCGCGATCCAGGCGCCGAAGGCGCGCGAGTCCCGCAGCGAGCCGAGCTGCCCCAACGCCTTCAGGAAGACCTCCTGGACCAGATCGTCGACCTCGTGAGCCGGC
It encodes the following:
- a CDS encoding sigma-70 family RNA polymerase sigma factor; the protein is HANGRASWIVTRRVRPAESSDSIPALVASAQNGDRGAFGRLYQLYGRMVHGVLLARAPAHEVDDLVQEVFLKALGQLGSLRDSRAFGAWIAMIARHTAIDRARGRHDVVELSDEMAAPESHDDEARRVLRLIRDLPEAYRETLMLRLVEGMSGPEIAERTGMTAGSVRVNLHRGIGMLRERLTGEAT